The Myxococcales bacterium genome includes a region encoding these proteins:
- a CDS encoding efflux RND transporter periplasmic adaptor subunit gives MALPFLGEGGAPGRRTRAWPVSLLSLALLAPTGGCNEENKPGAAPPVAVATTPAPAEGEALGQALALTEKALNKNPISTAEARIARLSPDVDVVGSVAASEDHLAIIGPLVDGRIAALNAGIGDVVKKGQILGWIESAQVGEAQAQYLTAQAQLHAAEANLKRETDLVERRISSAREHEGAVAKAVTDRAYLKAATELLQAIGFSDQDIQSLDRKGYMGGRVPMRASIGGTVVKRYVTLGQAVERATDAFRIADMSRLWVLLDIYEKDLAKVRMGQDVELRTEAYPGEVFKATLTQVENLIDQHTRTARVRIELDNPNGKLRIGQLVTARIVGNPKLVAQEVLAVPRTAVQRVDGKPLVFVKAEDGQFRRRVVDLGGSGGELIEVRAGLKPGDVVATDGAFLLKSELLR, from the coding sequence GTGGCCCTTCCCTTCCTCGGCGAAGGCGGCGCCCCGGGCAGGCGGACACGGGCGTGGCCCGTCAGTCTCCTGTCGCTGGCCCTCCTTGCGCCAACGGGCGGCTGTAACGAGGAGAACAAGCCAGGTGCCGCCCCCCCGGTGGCGGTAGCGACCACGCCTGCGCCTGCTGAGGGTGAAGCCCTCGGTCAAGCGTTGGCGCTCACGGAAAAGGCGCTCAACAAGAACCCCATCTCCACCGCCGAGGCGCGCATTGCCCGGCTCTCCCCTGACGTGGACGTCGTGGGCTCGGTGGCTGCCAGCGAAGACCACTTGGCCATCATTGGTCCCTTGGTCGACGGCCGCATCGCCGCTCTCAACGCGGGCATCGGGGACGTCGTCAAAAAGGGGCAGATCCTCGGGTGGATCGAGAGTGCCCAGGTGGGCGAGGCCCAGGCGCAGTACCTGACCGCCCAGGCGCAGCTGCATGCGGCCGAAGCGAACCTCAAGCGCGAGACAGATCTGGTCGAGCGTCGCATTTCGTCGGCACGCGAGCACGAAGGCGCGGTGGCGAAGGCCGTGACGGATCGTGCCTACCTCAAGGCCGCCACAGAGTTGCTTCAGGCCATCGGTTTTTCGGACCAGGACATCCAGTCCCTCGATCGCAAGGGCTACATGGGAGGACGGGTGCCCATGCGGGCTTCGATCGGGGGCACCGTGGTCAAGCGCTACGTCACGTTGGGACAGGCCGTCGAGCGGGCGACCGACGCGTTTCGGATCGCCGACATGAGCCGGCTGTGGGTTCTGCTCGACATTTACGAAAAAGACCTGGCCAAGGTGCGTATGGGCCAGGACGTCGAGCTCAGGACCGAGGCCTATCCCGGAGAGGTCTTCAAGGCGACCCTCACCCAGGTCGAAAACCTCATCGATCAGCACACACGAACGGCGCGCGTCCGCATCGAGCTCGACAACCCCAACGGCAAGCTGCGCATTGGGCAGCTGGTCACGGCGAGGATCGTGGGAAACCCCAAGCTCGTCGCCCAGGAGGTCCTGGCCGTCCCGCGAACAGCGGTGCAGAGGGTCGATGGCAAGCCGCTCGTGTTCGTGAAAGCCGAGGATGGCCAATTCCGTCGCCGCGTCGTGGACCTCGGAGGCTCGGGCGGCGAGCTCATCGAGGTGCGGGCCGGGCTCAAGCCCGGGGATGTCGTGGCCACGGACGGCGCCTTCCTGCTCAAGAGCGAACTTCTGCGCTGA